The following proteins come from a genomic window of Paenibacillus swuensis:
- a CDS encoding ABC transporter permease: MPQTATARPTVSRRKSYFRKHTILYAMLLPPILFAFIFSYLPMAGLVMAFQDYQPWTGFTRSEWVGLEHFKLIFTLPDTIQVTFNTLVIAVGKIAANMVVPFIFALLLNEVRHVGYKRTVQTLVYLPHFMNWVIIGGILMDVLSPSGGLINRGMSMLGVEPVFFLGEGGWFRFTMIASDVWKEFGFSTIVYLAALAGINPSLYEAAEADGANRWKQTVYITIPMLMPIMIVLGTLSLGNVLNAGFEQILTLYSPLVYEKGDIIDTYVYRMGLVSGQYSFGTAFGLLKSIVSCLFIIAAYRLAYRYANYRVF; encoded by the coding sequence GTGCCTCAAACCGCTACTGCACGGCCGACCGTAAGCCGGCGGAAATCTTATTTCCGTAAACATACCATCCTATATGCGATGCTCCTGCCGCCCATCCTCTTTGCCTTCATCTTCTCCTACCTGCCGATGGCAGGGCTCGTTATGGCTTTTCAGGATTATCAACCCTGGACGGGGTTTACCCGTTCGGAATGGGTAGGTTTGGAACATTTCAAACTCATATTCACCCTGCCGGACACGATTCAAGTGACGTTTAATACGTTAGTCATCGCAGTAGGGAAAATTGCGGCGAATATGGTGGTACCCTTCATTTTTGCTCTATTGCTTAACGAAGTTCGCCATGTCGGATATAAGAGAACGGTGCAAACCTTGGTTTACTTACCTCATTTTATGAATTGGGTCATCATCGGCGGGATTCTGATGGATGTACTCTCTCCATCCGGAGGGTTGATTAACCGGGGCATGAGTATGCTGGGTGTGGAACCTGTTTTCTTCTTAGGAGAGGGAGGATGGTTTAGATTTACGATGATCGCCAGTGATGTGTGGAAAGAATTCGGTTTCTCCACGATTGTATATTTAGCCGCGCTGGCAGGAATTAATCCTTCATTGTATGAAGCTGCTGAAGCTGACGGCGCCAACCGCTGGAAACAGACCGTATATATCACCATACCGATGCTCATGCCCATCATGATTGTTCTGGGAACACTTTCCTTGGGTAACGTACTCAACGCGGGATTTGAACAAATTCTTACACTTTACAGTCCCTTGGTTTACGAGAAGGGCGACATCATTGATACCTATGTGTATCGGATGGGATTGGTTTCCGGACAATACAGTTTTGGAACGGCTTTTGGTTTGCTGAAATCGATTGTGTCCTGCCTGTTTATCATAGCAGCTTATAGACTTGCTTACAGATATGCCAATTACAGAGTTTTTTAA
- a CDS encoding sensor histidine kinase yields MFRLNTFSRTLILLLFIFMTFAMMFWYSNAISMKVTRQQIQELNLNRLSNFLREIDEEANRLVSMAITIARDPYIQSLQVPMDLTIYNEITSVNAVEQKLTLQPISSKWKSQLSVFYPQTNRFVSNDPTLRSFPFELTNPAWSYQEQTWNGIPSTPVFAYSLIEPYFAVHDESQIQQVTQIAIPSKTLSSMLRKLNSSHDGGSFFFLPETNKVIADVVDERVESFQTYLSRTNPQQLHNTTLKVQGETYLVNALYSSKLKLFLIDYVPIKRILAPITDSRNTSYLIAAILLGVSIAAALLLYRYIQIPVRDLLLGAKRMRQGDYSVRLSSPSGNEFGYVLESFNLMAEEVQQLVEKVHTEQIYSREAKLKQLQSQINPHFLYNCLYYITNMASMGNNKAVTAMSLNLGDYYRYTTRNENQSVRLTDELKLVTNYLKIQQLRTERLIFSVEVPDVMQEQLIPRLLLQPVVENAVIHGIEPVPGEGTIQIRGYREGGSYFLTVMDDGAGLSEEEAALLNKQIRNTDISDAGCGLSNVHQRLVLKYGEEAGITVTSLTDGGCLFILQWPAVEL; encoded by the coding sequence ATGTTTCGACTTAATACATTCTCGCGGACACTGATTCTGTTGCTCTTTATATTTATGACCTTTGCCATGATGTTCTGGTACTCCAATGCCATCAGCATGAAAGTGACCCGTCAACAAATCCAGGAGCTCAATCTGAACAGGCTCAGTAATTTCCTTAGAGAGATCGATGAAGAAGCTAATCGATTAGTTTCCATGGCCATAACCATTGCGCGGGATCCCTATATCCAATCCTTGCAAGTGCCTATGGACCTGACAATATACAACGAAATCACTTCCGTGAATGCAGTGGAACAGAAATTAACGCTCCAGCCTATTTCCAGCAAGTGGAAAAGCCAGTTATCGGTCTTCTATCCGCAGACGAATCGATTTGTCAGTAATGATCCGACACTCCGTAGTTTCCCTTTCGAATTAACCAATCCCGCATGGAGCTATCAGGAACAAACCTGGAACGGGATTCCCTCTACCCCGGTGTTTGCCTATTCACTGATAGAACCTTATTTTGCCGTCCATGACGAAAGTCAGATCCAGCAAGTTACCCAGATTGCGATTCCCAGCAAAACCCTCTCTTCCATGTTGCGTAAATTGAACAGCAGCCATGACGGAGGATCATTCTTCTTCTTGCCGGAAACGAATAAAGTGATTGCCGATGTTGTAGATGAGCGAGTAGAATCATTCCAAACCTATTTAAGTCGTACGAATCCGCAACAGTTACATAACACCACATTGAAGGTTCAAGGCGAAACTTATCTGGTTAACGCTTTATACTCTTCGAAGCTCAAGCTGTTTCTTATTGACTATGTGCCAATCAAGAGGATTTTGGCTCCGATTACAGACAGTCGGAACACATCATACCTGATTGCGGCGATCCTGCTTGGTGTCAGTATCGCGGCCGCATTATTGTTATACCGGTACATCCAGATCCCGGTTAGAGATTTGCTGCTGGGTGCGAAGAGAATGAGGCAGGGAGATTATTCTGTCAGGCTCAGCTCTCCTTCCGGGAATGAATTCGGATACGTCCTGGAAAGCTTCAATCTGATGGCAGAAGAAGTACAGCAATTAGTAGAGAAGGTTCATACGGAACAGATTTATTCAAGAGAAGCCAAGTTAAAGCAATTACAATCCCAAATTAACCCGCACTTTTTATACAATTGTCTATACTACATAACGAATATGGCTTCTATGGGCAATAACAAAGCGGTAACGGCCATGTCCCTTAATCTGGGGGATTATTACCGGTATACCACTAGGAATGAAAATCAAAGCGTAAGGCTCACCGATGAGCTGAAGCTGGTTACGAACTACCTGAAGATTCAGCAGCTGCGAACAGAGCGGTTGATCTTTTCTGTGGAAGTTCCGGATGTGATGCAGGAGCAGTTGATTCCCCGCCTGTTACTTCAGCCTGTGGTGGAGAATGCCGTGATTCATGGCATAGAACCCGTGCCGGGCGAGGGAACAATTCAAATCCGGGGATATCGGGAGGGCGGCAGCTATTTCTTAACCGTCATGGATGATGGGGCCGGCTTATCCGAAGAGGAAGCAGCGTTGCTGAACAAGCAAATCAGAAACACGGACATTTCCGATGCAGGATGCGGTTTATCGAATGTACACCAACGGTTGGTATTGAAATATGGCGAGGAAGCAGGTATAACCGTCACATCATTAACGGACGGAGGTTGTTTATTCATACTTCAATGGCCCGCGGTGGAACTTTAA
- a CDS encoding response regulator yields the protein MYKIMIVDDEPSVLDAITSQIPWESLQITSVMTASSGKEALELFQEENIDIVISDIQMPVMDGLALVEQIKEKKPHTRCILLTGYADFHYAQTALKHQVSDYLLKPIAVETIIEAVQKITDELASEWSHVSSYQHALYTLKENLPFLRSRLLADLLSGRRMEHSVLEEKLTMLEISIHCKDVFWMLLIRLEEDFLHYDRNSRELLEYAILNIAGEVLGHEVHLWYGKDDHDYLVLLIGDAQASERSSFRKELERKAEELLHQVQLYLKGALTMIISEAGEFPNQVSQFYDSLLYEMRRTLPHQQGWLKTVNSLDVSQSARSLKRLYEPPVLMHLLEAGRWEEAEKTILRIMEELTTVSEHSAETVNEVYHAFLAAFHYNAHKSGVSLVEIVGIEPLELRHGDRRSIPIMTQWAIGIVDKLRKNVDQDHRESTTALIGQIREFLEQRLSDDVSLQAIAEHLYMNPKYISRLYKLETGENISDYLFRLRMERSAYYLKNTNMKIQQICEKLGYQSTSYYIRLFKKHYSVTPQEFRNS from the coding sequence ATGTACAAAATTATGATTGTAGATGATGAGCCGTCCGTTCTGGATGCCATTACGTCCCAAATCCCTTGGGAATCGCTTCAAATCACTTCCGTCATGACCGCTTCGTCCGGTAAAGAAGCGCTTGAATTGTTTCAAGAGGAGAATATTGATATCGTCATCAGCGATATTCAGATGCCCGTTATGGACGGGTTGGCATTGGTGGAACAGATTAAGGAAAAGAAACCTCATACGCGCTGCATTCTGCTGACAGGATACGCAGACTTCCATTATGCCCAAACCGCTCTCAAGCATCAGGTTTCCGATTATTTACTTAAACCCATTGCAGTTGAAACCATTATAGAAGCGGTCCAAAAAATCACCGATGAACTTGCTTCCGAATGGTCCCATGTAAGTTCCTATCAACACGCTCTATATACTTTAAAAGAAAACCTTCCTTTCCTGCGCAGCCGCCTGCTGGCCGACTTGCTGAGCGGACGTCGTATGGAACACTCCGTATTGGAAGAGAAGCTAACTATGCTGGAAATTTCCATTCATTGCAAAGACGTGTTCTGGATGCTGTTGATTCGTCTGGAGGAGGATTTTCTTCATTATGACCGTAATAGCAGGGAATTGCTTGAGTACGCTATATTGAATATCGCGGGAGAAGTGCTTGGGCATGAAGTTCATTTATGGTACGGCAAGGATGATCATGATTATCTGGTTCTCCTTATAGGCGATGCCCAAGCATCCGAAAGGTCCTCCTTTCGCAAAGAGCTTGAACGTAAAGCGGAGGAGTTGTTGCATCAGGTTCAACTTTATCTCAAAGGCGCCTTAACCATGATCATCAGTGAAGCCGGCGAATTCCCCAACCAAGTTTCGCAGTTTTATGATTCCTTACTCTATGAAATGCGTCGTACTTTGCCGCATCAGCAAGGTTGGCTAAAAACGGTGAATTCTTTGGATGTCAGTCAATCTGCCAGATCCTTGAAGCGACTTTATGAGCCTCCGGTGTTAATGCATCTGCTGGAAGCCGGGAGATGGGAGGAAGCGGAGAAAACCATCTTGCGCATCATGGAAGAACTAACCACCGTATCGGAGCATTCGGCTGAGACTGTTAATGAAGTCTATCATGCGTTTCTCGCAGCGTTTCACTACAATGCTCATAAAAGCGGAGTAAGTCTAGTAGAAATTGTAGGAATAGAACCGTTGGAATTACGTCACGGTGACCGGCGGTCCATCCCGATCATGACCCAGTGGGCAATCGGGATCGTAGACAAGCTCCGAAAGAATGTGGATCAGGATCATCGTGAGTCAACAACCGCATTAATTGGACAGATCAGGGAATTTCTGGAACAGAGGTTGTCGGATGATGTCTCTCTGCAAGCCATTGCTGAACATCTTTATATGAATCCCAAATATATTTCAAGACTGTACAAGCTGGAAACCGGAGAGAATATCAGCGACTATTTGTTCAGGCTGCGCATGGAACGGTCTGCTTATTATTTAAAAAATACCAATATGAAAATACAGCAAATATGCGAAAAGCTAGGATATCAGAGTACCTCATACTATATTCGTTTATTCAAAAAGCATTACAGTGTCACACCTCAAGAATTTAGGAACTCATAA
- a CDS encoding extracellular solute-binding protein: MRLKKGLVMVTMITVLLGTACSNQTGKGNQNKEPASSNNKAENQVNTSGDSGKFDPPITMSTVKVMNQDIMFRDGENLENNVLDKTLKEDLGIEMKYLWTASKDDEMKEKIRLSLAANEELPDMMVVPDKVLMKQLIDSGKFMTVDELFEKHADERFKAAFAKYPQAWDAVTVDGKKYAIPLFNWTGRDSVMWIREDWLTKLKLKAPKTMDELDAVLEAFTKQDPDGNGKADSYGISMALKDNYYTRWMGSPEIAFAPYGIAPSEGFWIKDEAGKLYQPYATPNMKKGLAKLHEWLSKGYMPKDVGVYDEMKAAELWNSGKAGITVGSYWLPLWPFPDLVKNVPAAQFKPYPLPTGPSGELAVSGQSLTLGKYVMINKDMKNPEAVMSYINWFIQNYIYPEKGSKYEFGLAENYDWAVVDGVPTNDKLKVPDYTDVVRYSVNSEWFIPDQWVEMMRKFTSGGKPESAMEIKQMGGENEVTLEAAKIILQYLDSNQEVNNLAEGAPSTRTMVSKGALLEKMRREAQSKIIFGESPVEFYDQFLEDYNKAGYSKYVEEMNQWYSDLSK, translated from the coding sequence ATGAGATTAAAAAAGGGTTTGGTCATGGTTACGATGATTACTGTATTACTAGGAACAGCATGTTCTAACCAAACGGGGAAAGGAAATCAGAACAAGGAGCCGGCTTCTTCCAACAACAAAGCGGAAAATCAAGTTAATACGAGCGGAGATTCCGGTAAATTTGATCCGCCTATTACGATGTCCACAGTCAAGGTCATGAATCAGGACATCATGTTTCGCGATGGCGAGAACCTGGAGAATAATGTGCTCGATAAAACACTCAAAGAAGATCTGGGCATTGAAATGAAATATTTATGGACGGCTTCCAAAGATGACGAGATGAAAGAGAAGATTCGTCTATCCCTGGCGGCCAATGAAGAATTACCGGATATGATGGTAGTTCCGGATAAAGTATTAATGAAGCAGCTCATTGACTCAGGCAAATTCATGACAGTGGATGAGCTCTTTGAGAAGCATGCTGATGAGCGATTTAAAGCGGCATTTGCGAAATATCCTCAAGCATGGGATGCCGTGACCGTAGACGGAAAAAAATACGCAATTCCGTTGTTTAACTGGACCGGCCGGGACAGTGTGATGTGGATCCGGGAAGATTGGCTGACTAAGCTGAAGCTGAAAGCACCGAAGACGATGGATGAATTAGATGCTGTCCTGGAAGCATTTACGAAGCAAGATCCTGACGGGAACGGTAAAGCTGATTCATACGGAATATCCATGGCGCTTAAGGACAATTATTATACCCGATGGATGGGATCTCCCGAGATTGCATTCGCACCTTACGGCATTGCGCCAAGCGAAGGCTTCTGGATTAAAGATGAAGCAGGGAAACTTTATCAGCCTTACGCGACACCCAACATGAAGAAGGGCTTGGCCAAGCTGCATGAATGGTTATCGAAAGGATATATGCCTAAAGATGTTGGCGTTTATGATGAAATGAAAGCTGCAGAGTTATGGAACAGCGGGAAAGCCGGCATTACGGTAGGATCCTACTGGCTGCCGCTATGGCCGTTTCCGGACTTGGTTAAGAATGTGCCTGCCGCGCAATTCAAGCCATACCCGCTCCCGACAGGCCCATCAGGCGAACTTGCCGTATCAGGCCAGAGTTTGACTTTGGGTAAATACGTAATGATCAACAAGGATATGAAGAATCCTGAAGCGGTTATGTCGTATATCAACTGGTTTATCCAGAATTATATTTATCCGGAGAAAGGCTCCAAATATGAATTTGGACTAGCGGAAAACTACGATTGGGCTGTAGTTGACGGGGTTCCGACGAATGATAAATTAAAAGTGCCTGATTATACAGATGTTGTTCGTTACAGTGTGAACAGTGAATGGTTTATTCCGGATCAGTGGGTTGAGATGATGCGTAAATTTACAAGCGGCGGAAAGCCGGAATCCGCTATGGAGATTAAGCAAATGGGCGGAGAAAACGAAGTTACACTCGAGGCCGCCAAAATCATTCTTCAGTACCTGGATTCGAACCAAGAAGTAAATAACTTGGCCGAAGGTGCACCGTCAACCCGTACGATGGTATCCAAAGGCGCCTTGCTGGAGAAGATGAGAAGAGAAGCGCAGAGCAAGATTATCTTCGGAGAGTCCCCGGTAGAATTCTACGACCAATTTCTGGAGGATTACAATAAAGCAGGGTACAGCAAATATGTCGAAGAGATGAACCAGTGGTATTCCGACCTATCTAAGTAA
- a CDS encoding carbohydrate-binding protein, whose amino-acid sequence MGSWLKRFIGWMLLITLTHAMVFAGVAPGTGVVAAEEPSAVNLIQNGSFESGMNEWSLWSDSTTVVGAKQTQDITHVHTGEAAAELGGSVQGSLTQLVTAGFAAGENLTLSFWSKLDEASSGWADAKVYIKALGADSSVLLNEEILIDKTSIYKRFVNNFTVPEHTQMLEVSYYKWAANNVTTYGYWDDVVLIKQELSSGEPSGNGQWVEQVYKGDVEGLELNPIKGLVPFSWQGDSPFPHSMEWFYIPLSDVMFGNNSFDWTKLEENLNEVSNRGNQSIVRFYVDFPKRPTGVPQYLIDGGLEMRDYTTLDNQPGQSQAPDWNDPDLIYALEQFISAYGAAYDGDPRIALVQTGLYGFWGEWHTYPHEPGGHPTDDWRMSQENKDRVLTAFKDAFQQSVVITRDPSGTEDEDLKHEFGYFDDSFAHYTLGEGWYFWPRMVDNGLTNNWKSHPMGGELNPIIMDRIFDAWSQPGLSKSLEDFAQNATLEESIMTTHASWIANYVFFNKAKENTLSAAQRENALKAHRMIGYELFVSKVNLRTIHPDAALQALIKLENKGIAPFAYDWPVSFAAVSQDGVIRELGSADLDLNRVLPGDHDGRAYVLPQHGLAEGQYKLLMQVRNPMTGGHPLKFANAKQDSDHDGWLTLGEFRVSEQAALDTAAPAKPDNLTVTDVKADSVTLSWSPSEDDIATVGYNVYVNESPVNAEALLNTQYTVEHLLPNTDYTFSVKAWDAAGYISEESEKISVKTLTEDTGGPGPITEPEPDPAGTLRIEAESFDTSEGNVRAFHNQAASGAGGQGLAGWTKHEDYIVYNEIDFGSGYNEVSARVATALDGGGIELRSGSPEGPVVASLAIPNTGSWASPTGWGKVTAAMTPLQGKHKIYVIFLNELQNGVCDLDWLRFSNRTPVEVTPPGEVTPPGEVTPPGEVTPPGEVTPPGEVTPPGTVPPSGEVTPPSDVTTPADPSTTISDNQPVAEGGTVKLTGRLDGTTMQLTVPKPVLEIAIANAALRKEKHVQLKVINSDVVKKVGFTIPSDTFTLLKKAGIQQLCLSAKPADVYLSATLLDEQELKASDILRLDIDTTVLAGIQEKIKHWTEGHPIVSIQGFVNNTAINLIEHHGKSITMVIPYELLPIERANGLVIYNVSNTNGMRIIHHGRYDASRESMILTTTHFGTFVTAYNMKALADLKNVPWAKNAVEFITARELMDLQQESLFQPEKSVTREDFLVMLMEALHLVDNKASVSYQDLDQAAVAYPHIASAAKLGITQGAGNNKFGIGTPLSRQDMAVFMFRAMQAANYGKSMKGTKVEEFSDGHLISDYAKESVRGLVDSGILRGSGKGELMPLTSVTRTHAAVILTQLLSMNE is encoded by the coding sequence ATGGGAAGTTGGTTGAAACGATTTATAGGTTGGATGTTGTTGATAACGCTTACACACGCAATGGTTTTTGCAGGTGTTGCTCCGGGCACAGGTGTTGTCGCCGCCGAAGAACCTTCTGCAGTAAACTTAATTCAGAATGGTTCATTCGAGTCAGGTATGAATGAATGGAGCCTTTGGTCAGATTCAACAACGGTTGTGGGTGCCAAGCAGACTCAGGATATCACACATGTACATACCGGAGAGGCAGCAGCGGAATTAGGAGGGTCTGTGCAGGGTTCGTTAACTCAACTTGTTACTGCAGGCTTTGCCGCAGGTGAGAATTTAACGCTTTCTTTCTGGTCCAAACTTGATGAGGCCTCAAGCGGCTGGGCTGACGCAAAGGTTTATATTAAGGCGCTTGGCGCGGATTCCAGTGTACTTCTGAACGAAGAAATCTTAATCGATAAGACAAGTATTTATAAGCGATTTGTGAATAACTTCACCGTGCCTGAACACACACAGATGCTGGAAGTATCCTATTATAAATGGGCCGCGAACAACGTGACCACCTATGGATACTGGGATGATGTTGTTTTAATCAAACAGGAGCTTTCCTCAGGCGAACCCTCCGGGAACGGACAATGGGTAGAGCAAGTATACAAGGGGGATGTTGAAGGACTGGAGCTAAACCCGATTAAAGGGTTAGTCCCCTTCTCCTGGCAAGGCGATTCTCCCTTCCCCCACAGCATGGAATGGTTTTATATACCCTTAAGTGACGTCATGTTTGGAAATAACAGCTTTGATTGGACGAAGCTCGAAGAGAACCTCAACGAAGTCAGTAATCGAGGAAACCAATCAATTGTGCGGTTCTATGTGGATTTTCCGAAGCGGCCGACTGGGGTACCGCAATATCTGATTGACGGCGGTTTGGAAATGAGGGACTACACCACGCTTGATAATCAGCCCGGACAAAGCCAAGCGCCCGATTGGAACGATCCCGATTTAATCTACGCGTTGGAGCAGTTCATATCGGCTTATGGCGCTGCGTACGACGGTGACCCGCGTATAGCGCTTGTACAAACGGGACTTTATGGTTTCTGGGGAGAATGGCATACTTATCCTCACGAACCTGGCGGACACCCGACAGATGATTGGAGAATGTCACAAGAGAATAAAGACCGAGTATTAACGGCATTCAAGGATGCGTTTCAACAATCCGTTGTCATTACACGGGATCCATCAGGGACAGAAGATGAGGATTTGAAACATGAATTCGGGTATTTTGATGACTCGTTCGCTCACTACACGCTGGGTGAAGGATGGTATTTCTGGCCCAGAATGGTTGATAACGGTCTGACGAATAACTGGAAGTCGCATCCTATGGGCGGAGAGCTGAATCCCATCATTATGGATCGGATATTCGATGCATGGTCGCAACCGGGACTTTCAAAGTCCTTGGAAGATTTCGCGCAAAATGCGACATTAGAAGAAAGTATTATGACAACCCATGCATCCTGGATTGCCAACTATGTGTTCTTTAATAAAGCGAAAGAAAACACGTTGTCGGCTGCTCAGCGGGAAAATGCGCTGAAAGCACACCGCATGATTGGGTATGAGCTGTTCGTATCGAAAGTGAATTTACGTACGATTCATCCCGATGCTGCGCTGCAGGCTTTAATTAAATTGGAAAACAAGGGAATTGCTCCATTTGCTTATGACTGGCCAGTATCTTTTGCTGCGGTATCTCAAGATGGTGTGATTCGCGAGCTGGGTTCGGCGGATCTTGACTTGAACCGAGTATTGCCGGGCGATCACGACGGCAGGGCATATGTTCTTCCTCAGCATGGTCTGGCAGAGGGTCAATACAAGCTGTTAATGCAGGTGCGTAATCCCATGACAGGCGGTCATCCGTTGAAATTCGCGAATGCTAAGCAAGATTCAGACCATGATGGTTGGTTAACGCTTGGCGAATTCAGGGTGTCGGAACAGGCTGCACTGGACACCGCAGCTCCTGCGAAGCCCGACAATCTAACTGTTACAGACGTGAAAGCCGATTCGGTAACATTGTCATGGTCTCCGTCAGAGGATGATATTGCTACCGTTGGATATAACGTATATGTAAATGAAAGCCCGGTGAATGCTGAAGCTTTATTGAACACGCAGTATACTGTAGAACATTTGTTGCCTAATACGGATTATACATTTAGTGTTAAGGCATGGGACGCGGCGGGTTACATTTCAGAAGAAAGTGAAAAAATTTCGGTTAAAACGCTTACGGAAGATACTGGCGGACCGGGTCCGATTACAGAACCAGAACCGGATCCTGCGGGTACACTTCGAATTGAAGCGGAGTCTTTCGATACATCGGAGGGCAACGTCAGAGCTTTTCATAATCAAGCCGCAAGCGGAGCCGGAGGGCAAGGATTAGCGGGTTGGACTAAGCATGAGGATTATATTGTATATAACGAAATTGATTTCGGTAGTGGTTATAATGAGGTCTCCGCCCGCGTTGCAACGGCCTTGGACGGCGGCGGCATAGAGTTGCGGAGCGGTTCGCCGGAAGGTCCTGTCGTGGCAAGCCTGGCTATTCCGAATACAGGCTCGTGGGCTTCTCCGACCGGATGGGGAAAAGTGACTGCTGCGATGACGCCCCTCCAGGGTAAACATAAGATTTATGTTATTTTCTTGAACGAACTCCAGAACGGGGTATGCGACTTAGATTGGCTTCGATTCTCAAACCGGACTCCTGTTGAGGTTACACCACCGGGAGAAGTTACACCCCCAGGAGAGGTTACACCACCGGGAGAAGTTACACCCCCAGGAGAGGTTACACCACCGGGAGAAGTTACTCCCCCGGGAACGGTTCCACCATCAGGTGAGGTAACACCGCCTAGTGACGTGACTACTCCAGCAGACCCGTCAACTACGATCTCCGATAACCAGCCGGTTGCGGAGGGAGGAACGGTGAAACTGACGGGCAGGCTTGACGGAACAACGATGCAACTTACTGTTCCTAAGCCTGTATTGGAGATCGCGATTGCCAACGCAGCTCTTCGGAAAGAAAAGCATGTACAACTGAAAGTGATCAATAGCGATGTTGTTAAGAAAGTCGGCTTTACAATTCCATCCGATACATTCACCCTTCTGAAGAAAGCTGGAATTCAACAACTGTGTCTGTCTGCGAAACCAGCGGATGTATATCTATCCGCAACTTTGCTTGACGAACAGGAACTGAAGGCATCCGATATCCTTCGTTTGGATATAGATACTACCGTTCTGGCCGGCATCCAAGAGAAAATAAAGCATTGGACCGAGGGACATCCCATTGTCAGTATTCAAGGTTTTGTGAATAATACAGCGATCAATTTAATTGAACATCACGGCAAGTCCATAACAATGGTTATTCCGTATGAGCTTCTCCCCATTGAGAGGGCCAATGGACTTGTTATCTACAATGTGAGTAACACGAACGGGATGAGAATTATACATCATGGCAGATACGATGCCTCTCGGGAATCCATGATTTTAACAACGACTCATTTCGGTACGTTCGTCACAGCTTATAATATGAAGGCGTTAGCGGACTTGAAGAATGTGCCATGGGCCAAGAATGCTGTCGAGTTTATTACAGCCCGGGAGCTGATGGATCTGCAGCAGGAAAGCTTGTTCCAACCGGAGAAATCCGTTACGCGAGAGGATTTCCTGGTGATGTTAATGGAGGCGCTGCATCTCGTAGATAATAAAGCATCCGTTTCCTATCAGGATCTGGACCAGGCAGCCGTTGCTTATCCTCATATTGCCTCTGCAGCCAAATTAGGCATTACTCAAGGCGCGGGTAACAATAAATTTGGCATCGGCACTCCTTTATCCAGACAAGATATGGCGGTATTCATGTTCAGGGCGATGCAAGCGGCAAACTACGGAAAATCGATGAAAGGAACTAAAGTTGAAGAATTTTCCGATGGGCATCTCATTAGCGATTATGCCAAGGAAAGTGTGCGCGGGCTTGTTGACTCAGGCATATTGAGAGGATCCGGGAAGGGAGAACTCATGCCGTTGACTTCCGTCACAAGAACTCATGCCGCTGTCATCCTGACACAACTTTTATCCATGAATGAATGA